ACCCTCAGCAGCATCAGGGCAAAGAGCTCTTCCTTTGGCCACAGGTACAGGGTAGCACGGAATGACACGGTCTGCAGAGCAGTGGTGAGACAGCAGGCCTCTTCCCCACTGAGAGGTTTGCTTCATCACCTCCCCAGCATCACCAGCGGATCCCATTCCCCCTCAGCACCACTTCAACCCCCGACAGTAAAGCCGTAGTCCCAGCTCCCCCATAGAGCAGGAAGGCGAGCCCTTTCCATCGCTActgctgaaaaaatgcatttccctTCCTCATCCTCCAGCAAGAGCAGGGGCACAGCTCTAGACAGAGCCAGGGCTGCCTCAACACCCCTGCCAGGCAAAATTTGGCTGTGGCAAGAAAGGTGCTGGTTTCCGCAGTGAATTCTCACTCACCGTTGGCTGGAGAGGGCCAGTTTTAGCAGACAGCACTGCATGTTAGTTTACAAACCCAGCCCTGCACGTTTGGCCTCTATGAGTGTTCAGTTTCCCCATGGAGCACCCTTCTGCTGTTCCACCTTGGTGAAGCCAGTGTCCTCCTCTGGTAGACATGCAAGTTCCTCCTTGGCACATGCGCAGACACGTTTCAGTTTTTGTTCCAGACAGGAAGGTCTTGACCCCCAAGTTTGTtgcacaggcaggctgctgctgggagcagcccacCAGGATGGTGGGATGGCAGTGTGGCCCGCAGCAGGTAGGGAGCACGCATACCCACAGCCACGTTcggccagcacacagcaccggGCCGGCGATGGTGTATGCTGCAGTTCCTGCTGCGGGAGCATTGAGCGGGGAGCTGCCCTATCCCTGTCAGCTGGGCAGGCACACACCCCggcatgcagcagcagcaggcggcAGCTCACGTTGCTGCAGCCACCACGCGGTACAGGCAACAAGCCACAAGACAACACTTACAGGAGGCGCAGGCAGTGTCCAGCCTGGGTCGGtgttggtccgtggctggacaaGAGGAAGGACTAGATACTGCACAAGGGTAGGAGTTGCACTAGAAGAGTCAAGACCCTCCTCTGTGTAGCGGGACTAAAAACTAGCAGAAAGACCAACAGGTCTGAGATTTGCTGGTTACACCACCTTCTGTGCTACATGTGCAATATATTTGTCATGAATGTTATCACAAAGTCAGTTCATTCAATAATCTTTTAATCACTGTAGCTAGGTGTTCTACGTCCATTCAAGTGACTTTTATTCGAGTGCAATATTTCAATAGACATGTAGTGACCTAGTATGCTTTGTGTTTTAGAGAATCTGTGTGCAGAGCAATGCAATTAAGTTTAAAACCTTGTAAATAAAACAGGttgcaaaccaaaaaaaaaaaagagtattaggcttgcatttaatttctgtgaGTGTTTCAGTATTGTGCATTAGGCCGCCTCAGTACAGACCCTGTGTTCTCTGCAGGTATTAATGAAGGAGTGGCTCCTCGGCTGTTGAATGCTCCCTGTTAATGCTTTACTGCTTTAACTATTCATTTTTCTAGACCCCTGTCTGCACAAAATGCAATAAATGATTTTACTACACCCTTCGCTACTTGCACGGGGAGTTTTCACTCGCTTCCAGGGTCTCCACAGCTATTTTGCACTTGGCTGCTACCATTTCCATAATAAGGAGCAAGCCCCGACAGGAGCAGCAGATTGCAGAGGAAGCAAAACATCAGGAGAGGAACAGTCTCTCCCAAGTACCACAGTTCCCGTGTTTAAGCTCACGCAAACTTCTGATCACCCCAGCAAAGATGCTTTACCTGTCCGCGGGGTTGTAGAGACTCAGAAAGGTATCTAACAAAAAGAGACTGGAGGAGGAAAGATGAAGGCAGACATACTTCCATGCAATTTCAGGTTGTGTAGTAACAGCAGCGCAGCACAAAGTCAAGGAAGGCCAGTGCTAAATGCACAGGGACTTGTAGCCCTAACTTCACACAGCAGCCGTACAATTAACAGCAACTGCGGCACGCACACTGGACCAGCTCGCTGCCGGCCTGAGCGCACACCCTCCCCTTCCACCACCAGCAGCCGGAGAGGCTTCACACCTCTCATGACGGCCCCTGCCACACACTGCCCCAGTGCGCGGGCCCTCAACGGGCACGTCGGCTGCTCTGCCCGAGATCGTCCGAGTCCACTGTGCAAGAGTAACTATCTGTGAGGTACATCAAAACCAAAGTGTTATAAACTGAGACAGACTACAATATTCTCACAGCAGGTCACAGTAAGGTTCGTATGCTTTCCGCTTAGCATCCAGCGCTGGGCAGCGCCTGACACAGCTTATCTGGAAGAAGAGAGTAATGGCAAACGCAGTGGAATAATGTATTCCAGTAGTACTCAAGCTGTcaaaaatacaacaaaacgtttttcctgcctttttattaaaaagtaatgtCCTCTTGTTaacagcacagagagaaaaaaaatgctacaacACAAACCACCTGGGACAAAGAAAATCCTCTGCTCCAAGAACACTGCTTTCTTAGTTTCTTTTGGTTCTCTGCAGGAAGCCTACAGATTCTAAGAAGGCCGTGATGGGGAGGACCACATAGTTAAGAGAGGTTTTGTGTTCTGGTATCAAAGTATGTTACTGGTTAAAAACACGGTGAAGAATCACTGCCTGATTTTCCGCTCAACTGTCCACTGCAGCTACCAAAGtgttgaaaaaaaatgtataaaattatgGTATTGCATCTTGGCACTGCCTCTGCATCTTAGATGGACAAAACACATCTCCCTTCATCAACAGGGAGATAAAGTTTCAGAGAGCAGACATTCACCACCTGGTAACTGGCTGCAGGTATTCCCAAGGGAGGGCCAGTAGCACATCAGCATGGCTGTGGCTGAGCTGTTGGACTACAGTAACCAACCGTcccaaagcaagaaagaaaaggaaattaatacacCAAATCAATAGATTGATCTTAACACTGACTACTTGGTGTAGGAAAATTGCCAGACCGTTTGAAATCTCTGCCTTGGCTGGAAGCCCTTGTGTTTCAGATCTGCCACAGTACTCAGAGCAAAGCTGCCAGTTTCTGTGAGCTGGGCGAGGTGAGGAGCGTTTCTCTGCCTCACTGTGCCAGGACATGACAGTCCAGCTACGGAAGGACCAACAGCATGGTCCTGGGTTACTGAGTAGTGGTCAGGCATGTGCTTCGTGTGTTCAGCTGCTAGCGCTACCACTGTACTTTCCAACAGGCTTAtatgccattaaaaaaagaaataaaaaaagaaatccaaagaaaaatAGTGCCCATTCCAAAAAAGTGGGTCTCCAAGAAGGCCCAGTCAGTGTACTGCCCTGTTCAGTCCCCTATTTCCTCGAAACCACTGACCCAAAATTATTCTAAGATCATTCAGCAAGACCAGACTGCACCACAATGTGAAGATGCACCAGCTACTGGGAGTGAGGAAAATGCAGAAGGACTGTCATTGCAGCAGCTTCTGAGACTGGACAAAACAACCGATTATCCAAAGCGGCTCTTAGCACATCGTGCCGCTGAGAAAATAGAGTATACTTCTCCAAACACTGCTAAACAGACCAAGGTGAGGAAGGGCAGCGCTAGCAACAGTCAGCAGCAATGCCACTGGGGGTATACTCTCGCCAAAGTGGAGAGGACATGCATATCCAGGGGCATTTATCCCATGTCAAGGACAGGAGACTCTTTAAACAGCTATAAGTATGGAATggcaaagggaaggggaaagggcctGACAGCTCAGCTTTAATAGTGTCGCTGGTAGGAACCCATAGGTTGCTGGGCTGAGGACCCTGCTCGCCCCTGGGCCACAGTTTGGCTCACTAGGTGGGAGAGTGCAGGACCACTCTGGATAAGGGTGTCCAAGGCCTTCTGTACGCTAGGGTTGTCAAAGTTGATACCAGAAGATACTGGCCTTTGAGCAGGTACATTACTAGGTGCAGGGAGGCGATTTTGGTGCTGACCATAGAGCGACTGAGCTTGTGGAGGAGCTCCAGGTCTTGGACCTGCATTTCTTGAAGGGCCTTGGAGAGCAGGAAGCTGCGTGCTTGGAGTCTGCAATCTCTGCTGAGCCTGGTTTAAATTTCCAGCACTCATCTGTGCTGACCGGGCCTGACTGCTGGCCATGTTAGCAAAGTTCTGGTTCGGAGTGCCGCCCGAAGTGCCCGCAGAGGCTGCAGAACTGCTGTTTGCTacagcagctgctgccgctgccgccccgctgTTGAAGAGACTGAGGATTTTTGCTTGAAGCTCCTGCTGAGGATTAGAAGAGGAGACTGGAACAGAAGGAGCAGAGACCAGAGGCTGTGAACCCTGATGAGCCTGAGAGCTTGGAAGGCTGGACTGACTACCCAGAGATGATCCTGAAGGTGCCCCCAAAGACTGTCTTGACATGGATGCTGGGAAACAAACGAAAGAGGGTTAAAGCTCTGCAATTGCCCTTGAAGGGGCACTTAAAGAAAACTAGTGAAACAGCTACCAAAGACACAAGCATCAATGAATACCCACCCTCTGAACAGGAGAGCTGCACAGCTCTGGGGAACGCAAACCATTCAGCAAAACTGTTGCCCTTTGTATAGCAGCCAAACCAGTTATGGCAGTCCCATGGTTTCCCTGAGAGAATCCAATATAAAAGTTCTTTCACATGAAAGACCTAAATCGTCTCGGGATTCCTAGGGACACATCCATCTCGATAAAATGAGGCGCCGTGTGAGGAAGTTATGACACTAGGACTCCTCTACGGTCCCAGGAATGTTTTCAGGTCTCAGCCCAGAGGGCCCACAAACCATATGATTAATAGCCTTGTCTGGGGCTGAGAAACTTACCCTGCAGAGAATCAGTGCTTCCCCTCAGTAACCGATCCTTCCGGTCTCTCAAGTAATTAATTACTTTATCAGTCTCCTCAGCAGTTAGATAGCGATTGTCTGCCAGCAGGTTCAAGAGAGTCTGAATCCCTGGAGGGTGACCTCCTCTGACACCCTCCTCGACGGGGGGTGGGCGCTCCCGCTCCTGCAGAACAGCTTCATCTGCCATCTTGGCAGCCTGCCGGGCGATTTCCTCGCGCTCCTTCTCCCGTGACTCTGTTTTGTAGCGCTCGTAATTCCTTGCCACCAGCACCATGGCATCAGCTTGGGGCATGTTGCGGTGTTCTGCACAAGGAAAAGAAACGTTTTAAGGAAACCAAAGTGATGTTAACAGGAGGTGCCTTGCCTCATGCACACCAGCACATCTCATTCAGCAGGCAGGCACCGCTTTGGGATTGCAAGCGTAGACTTGGGAAGCTTCCTAGGCACACAGTAACAGTTCAATTTCCTAAGCCAACAGAAAGCTCAAGGCCATCACTCAGCAAAGCCATCCTTTTCTTCCATAGCTGAGGGCTCTGAGAAGATGTTGTATCAGCCCAAGAAATGTCTTTCTTGCCTCTCACCCAATTAAAAGGGAAAGCAGCTCCCTCTACCTCTCACACAAATTCTCCACGCTCCAAGAGGAGGCAGTTCCAGGCATTCTAACTGCTAAAGCCTTGGACAGATCCAAAACTTGCCCTCTGAAGGCTGCTAAAGCTTCCCAGAGCAGGACAGTGATGGGAATACTTTTTGGTTCTGTACTGCCAATGCCTTAATatagtgtgtgtgcatgcaggagATGGGGAGGAAAGAAGCACTGGCTCAATGTCACATTGCTGCTTATGTTTACTACTCTGGGGCAATAAGCAGCAATCAAGTTCTTCTGTAATATAATGAATAATGGTCaattccaacttttttttttttttccacttgcctTTTAAAGTTTTTGAGGTCATTATTTCCACCTCACAAAGCACATACACAAATATTCACCTGAACATAGATTTAAGCAGGGAGATCAAAAGAGAAGGCCTTTACCTTCCAAAAAGTGCTGGGCACTTTTCACACCTGCAGATCATCAAATCCTGCCACCCTTTTCCTCATAACAGGAAACTGGGGTTCATTTTAACATTACGCTTTGCACAAGCTGTGAAAGAGTTCCCTGAAACTAATGTGAATGGAAAGTGGCCACATGCAGCTCAAGTGAGCGTTATTTAATCTCTAGAAAGAGCTGTGGATGAGCTAATGACTGGGGTTCTTATCAGATTTTATACACCGTTAGATCCAGTAAAGAAGAAGAGAAGCTTTGGCGGGAGGACGGGTGTTAAACCAAAGGAGTGAGAGTTAAAACCAAGAGCAGCGGAAAGCCCAGTGAAAGTGTGCGTGAGCTGTTTTTGTGCAGAAATGAGAGAACCCTCCTATCACACCTGCACCCAGGCTTCTTCAGTCAGTAAGCACACAAAAACCAGTGACTGTGCTTTCAGATGTTTAGTCTCCCAGATGAACCTCGCAAAACATTACTTGAGAACACAGTAAGAAAGAAATAACCTGATCAGAGCAAAAGGCTGCTTTACGAGATCACATTCTGACAAGATGTTTTTTTAATACCTACACCCACCCTCACGTTCACAACCAAGTCACACCCTGAGATGGAAAGTGATGCGACAAGTGTAAATGGCGCTAAGATGCTAAAAAGGTGGAGCACGTACACCAAATCACTTTATAGTTGTATCTTTTTATAACTTTTCCCAGTTTCACAATCAGATCTTTACTTTTGACCGAATACACTGTCCTTATTGTGTTTTCCTTAAATCATAtctggttttaatatgatgttacATTCCAAACATGCTCTCTCTGAGAGCAACAAGTGATTAACTGAGGCTGGACTGGTATTACTCAGAAATCCACCAAGGCAATGCAGTCATTTCTAGCGCTGGGGTTCATGACTTGCCCTAAGATGCAAAGGCTGGTGATGTCAGGTGCTAAGAACGCAGCTGAGATTCTCTCTTGGCAGAAATTAGACAATCCTTTTGACAAGGGACAAATAAAGTATTATGGAAACTTGTAAATAATGATATTCACATTTATGACGTGGTGTCAAGTCATTAATAACTACTTATGTCACAGCAAGGATGAACTTTGCCCTGTTTGATCTGCTTGAAAGAAAGTGTTCTGAAGCAGCACTTTGAGCAGTTCAGAGTGACCACAGAGCTACACAGCCTACTGAGACCTCAGTACCTTGTGGGGTGCCAAACATGATGTTAACAGTGCAAGAGCGGTGAACTTGATGCTGCTGGGTGATGACAATGGCAAAAGGAGACCCTCCTCTGTTCACATCGTCCAGGGCTTGCGTCAGTGACATCTCTGTGTTGAGGAAGATCAGGTCCACTACCATGCCCAGATCCCGCACCTTCCGCCCCACTGACTCCGCATATTCCCTACCACAAAGCAAAGCCAGCAGAGTTTAACAAGTCAGtcacaaacagaaacagaaacccTGGCACATTCATCCTCTCCGTCATTTCAGATTCGCTTTTCTGATGGCTTGCCAAACTTCATAATGTTTAACAGGACAGTATTAAAGCAATCTCATTACAATAATATAAAAGCCCATATCCTACCCTCATTTTGATCTGAATCAGTCATTTCACTTTAACTGAAATAGATTACAAATCAAGCCTCAGCTTAGCTGAGAAACAGAGTGTTTACAAAGGGATTTACACTATTATAAATTTGCTTACATATAAATG
The nucleotide sequence above comes from Calonectris borealis chromosome 17, bCalBor7.hap1.2, whole genome shotgun sequence. Encoded proteins:
- the NCOA5 gene encoding nuclear receptor coactivator 5 isoform X5; protein product: MRDHRDPRDLRDPRDIRDPRDLRDPRDVRDLRDPREPLYDRYRDPRDMRNPRDARDPRDMRDPRDMRDPRDPLYRRDEAYDRYLRLEDYYRRKDDSYYDRYKEHFDRAPANSEDRLKREERRREELYRQYYEEIKRRFDAERPVDCSVIVVNKQTKEYAESVGRKVRDLGMVVDLIFLNTEMSLTQALDDVNRGGSPFAIVITQQHQVHRSCTVNIMFGTPQEHRNMPQADAMVLVARNYERYKTESREKEREEIARQAAKMADEAVLQERERPPPVEEGVRGGHPPGIQTLLNLLADNRYLTAEETDKVINYLRDRKDRLLRGSTDSLQGKPWDCHNWFGCYTKGNSFAEWFAFPRAVQLSCSEASMSRQSLGAPSGSSLGSQSSLPSSQAHQGSQPLVSAPSVPVSSSNPQQELQAKILSLFNSGAAAAAAAVANSSSAASAGTSGGTPNQNFANMASSQARSAQMSAGNLNQAQQRLQTPSTQLPALQGPSRNAGPRPGAPPQAQSLYGQHQNRLPAPSNVPAQRPVSSGINFDNPSVQKALDTLIQSGPALSHLVSQTVAQGRAGSSAQQPMGSYQRHY
- the NCOA5 gene encoding nuclear receptor coactivator 5 isoform X4, with protein sequence MNKASSRSSPARREPYAYGDGRDARRDRSPLRGSPRRDPRDGRDGRNGRDSRDTRDIRARDMRDHRDPRDLRDPRDIRDPRDLRDPRDVRDLRDPREPLYDRYRDPRDMRNPRDARDPRDMRDPRDMRDPRDPLYRRDEAYDRYLRLEDYYRRKDDSYYDRYKEHFDRAPANSEDRLKREERRREELYRQYYEEIKRRFDAERPVDCSVIVVNKQTKEYAESVGRKVRDLGMVVDLIFLNTEMSLTQALDDVNRGGSPFAIVITQQHQVHRSCTVNIMFGTPQEHRNMPQADAMVLVARNYERYKTESREKEREEIARQAAKMADEAVLQERERPPPVEEGVRGGHPPGIQTLLNLLADNRYLTAEETDKVINYLRDRKDRLLRGSTDSLQGKPWDCHNWFGCYTKGNSFAEWFAFPRAVQLSCSEASMSRQSLGAPSGSSLGSQSSLPSSQAHQGSQPLVSAPSVPVSSSNPQQELQAKILSLFNSGAAAAAAAVANSSSAASAGTSGGTPNQNFANMASSQARSAQMSAGNLNQAQQRLQTPSTQLPALQGPSRNAGPRPGAPPQAQSLYGQHQNRLPAPSNVPAQRPVSSGINFDNPSVQKALDTLIQSGPALSHLVSQTVAQGRAGSSAQQPMGSYQRHY
- the NCOA5 gene encoding nuclear receptor coactivator 5 isoform X2, translating into MARGRKSNSIKQSDFTNSTNPQDLERRLFVGNLPTDHMTREEMEEIFSKYGKIRALSMYHGYGFVQYDRLEDVQAALDGEKGRLYKGYRLDINKAVERRNMNKASSRSSPARREPYAYGDGRDARRDRSPLRGSPRRDPRDGRDGRNGRDSRDTRDIRARDMRDHRDPRDLRDPRDIRDPRDLRDPRDVRDLRDPREPLYDRYRDPRDMRNPRDARDPRDMRDPRDMRDPRDPLYRRDEAYDRYLRLEDYYRRKDDSYYDRYKEHFDRAPANSEDRLKREERRREELYRQYYEEIKRRFDAERPVDCSVIVVNKQTKEYAESVGRKVRDLGMVVDLIFLNTEMSLTQALDDVNRGGSPFAIVITQQHQVHRSCTVNIMFGTPQEHRNMPQADAMVLVARNYERYKTESREKEREEIARQAAKMADEAVLQERERPPPVEEGVRGGHPPGIQTLLNLLADNRYLTAEETDKVINYLRDRKDRLLRGSTDSLQASMSRQSLGAPSGSSLGSQSSLPSSQAHQGSQPLVSAPSVPVSSSNPQQELQAKILSLFNSGAAAAAAAVANSSSAASAGTSGGTPNQNFANMASSQARSAQMSAGNLNQAQQRLQTPSTQLPALQGPSRNAGPRPGAPPQAQSLYGQHQNRLPAPSNVPAQRPVSSGINFDNPSVQKALDTLIQSGPALSHLVSQTVAQGRAGSSAQQPMGSYQRHY
- the NCOA5 gene encoding nuclear receptor coactivator 5 isoform X6 — translated: MRDHRDPRDLRDPRDIRDPRDLRDPRDVRDLRDPREPLYDRYRDPRDMRNPRDARDPRDMRDPRDMRDPRDPLYRRDEAYDRYLRLEDYYRRKDDSYYDRYKEHFDRAPANSEDRLKREERRREELYRQYYEEIKRRFDAERPVDCSVIVVNKQTKEYAESVGRKVRDLGMVVDLIFLNTEMSLTQALDDVNRGGSPFAIVITQQHQVHRSCTVNIMFGTPQEHRNMPQADAMVLVARNYERYKTESREKEREEIARQAAKMADEAVLQERERPPPVEEGVRGGHPPGIQTLLNLLADNRYLTAEETDKVINYLRDRKDRLLRGSTDSLQASMSRQSLGAPSGSSLGSQSSLPSSQAHQGSQPLVSAPSVPVSSSNPQQELQAKILSLFNSGAAAAAAAVANSSSAASAGTSGGTPNQNFANMASSQARSAQMSAGNLNQAQQRLQTPSTQLPALQGPSRNAGPRPGAPPQAQSLYGQHQNRLPAPSNVPAQRPVSSGINFDNPSVQKALDTLIQSGPALSHLVSQTVAQGRAGSSAQQPMGSYQRHY
- the NCOA5 gene encoding nuclear receptor coactivator 5 isoform X3: MEPAVSLVTTSSFFNHMPMTNYFREPYAYGDGRDARRDRSPLRGSPRRDPRDGRDGRNGRDSRDTRDIRARDMRDHRDPRDLRDPRDIRDPRDLRDPRDVRDLRDPREPLYDRYRDPRDMRNPRDARDPRDMRDPRDMRDPRDPLYRRDEAYDRYLRLEDYYRRKDDSYYDRYKEHFDRAPANSEDRLKREERRREELYRQYYEEIKRRFDAERPVDCSVIVVNKQTKEYAESVGRKVRDLGMVVDLIFLNTEMSLTQALDDVNRGGSPFAIVITQQHQVHRSCTVNIMFGTPQEHRNMPQADAMVLVARNYERYKTESREKEREEIARQAAKMADEAVLQERERPPPVEEGVRGGHPPGIQTLLNLLADNRYLTAEETDKVINYLRDRKDRLLRGSTDSLQGKPWDCHNWFGCYTKGNSFAEWFAFPRAVQLSCSEASMSRQSLGAPSGSSLGSQSSLPSSQAHQGSQPLVSAPSVPVSSSNPQQELQAKILSLFNSGAAAAAAAVANSSSAASAGTSGGTPNQNFANMASSQARSAQMSAGNLNQAQQRLQTPSTQLPALQGPSRNAGPRPGAPPQAQSLYGQHQNRLPAPSNVPAQRPVSSGINFDNPSVQKALDTLIQSGPALSHLVSQTVAQGRAGSSAQQPMGSYQRHY
- the NCOA5 gene encoding nuclear receptor coactivator 5 isoform X1; translation: MAAGGTSARHAVKREASPSRRCAPSALRRRCAAAAAVGAFVLAGGGLRRTGPGAASWIWNESKMARGRKSNSIKQSDFTNSTNPQDLERRLFVGNLPTDHMTREEMEEIFSKYGKIRALSMYHGYGFVQYDRLEDVQAALDGEKGRLYKGYRLDINKAVERRNMNKASSRSSPARREPYAYGDGRDARRDRSPLRGSPRRDPRDGRDGRNGRDSRDTRDIRARDMRDHRDPRDLRDPRDIRDPRDLRDPRDVRDLRDPREPLYDRYRDPRDMRNPRDARDPRDMRDPRDMRDPRDPLYRRDEAYDRYLRLEDYYRRKDDSYYDRYKEHFDRAPANSEDRLKREERRREELYRQYYEEIKRRFDAERPVDCSVIVVNKQTKEYAESVGRKVRDLGMVVDLIFLNTEMSLTQALDDVNRGGSPFAIVITQQHQVHRSCTVNIMFGTPQEHRNMPQADAMVLVARNYERYKTESREKEREEIARQAAKMADEAVLQERERPPPVEEGVRGGHPPGIQTLLNLLADNRYLTAEETDKVINYLRDRKDRLLRGSTDSLQGKPWDCHNWFGCYTKGNSFAEWFAFPRAVQLSCSEASMSRQSLGAPSGSSLGSQSSLPSSQAHQGSQPLVSAPSVPVSSSNPQQELQAKILSLFNSGAAAAAAAVANSSSAASAGTSGGTPNQNFANMASSQARSAQMSAGNLNQAQQRLQTPSTQLPALQGPSRNAGPRPGAPPQAQSLYGQHQNRLPAPSNVPAQRPVSSGINFDNPSVQKALDTLIQSGPALSHLVSQTVAQGRAGSSAQQPMGSYQRHY